A portion of the Spirochaetales bacterium genome contains these proteins:
- a CDS encoding tetratricopeptide repeat protein, which produces MQGKTDKQISGKNEEISRILNRVFNHFREGHFEEAIDLLEEALKIDFEYFGVTAALKCATFWQERKERLDGITGTYEQGEFLFAQWELFSIFLAQVGETSEHCIYNVKQYVFGHALQCFLDIFHRSGLPDPELLLKIGRCYKVIGDYDKAIEYLGIANQQIVGSADIIAELADCYSLINETRNAKALFREAFFIDPSRINLQAIEAGMIQKLLDKIRERDIPEDEISEWVGVFGTIFGLFSITRELRPLELGKLKQSIYNLEKEVQERPEAVIEKKPRLLNHYFWLIDHFITTGDDQSKIDEVLRKIRLLDPAIYNEYIQ; this is translated from the coding sequence TTGCAAGGGAAAACAGATAAACAGATCTCTGGAAAAAACGAAGAAATTTCCAGGATTCTCAATAGGGTTTTTAATCATTTCAGGGAGGGTCATTTTGAAGAAGCGATAGACCTTCTGGAAGAGGCCCTCAAAATCGATTTTGAGTATTTCGGAGTGACCGCTGCTCTCAAGTGCGCAACCTTCTGGCAGGAAAGAAAGGAACGATTGGATGGTATAACGGGGACGTACGAACAGGGAGAGTTTCTGTTCGCACAATGGGAGTTGTTTTCCATTTTTTTGGCGCAGGTCGGAGAGACATCCGAACATTGCATCTATAATGTGAAACAGTATGTTTTCGGTCATGCCCTGCAATGTTTTCTGGATATTTTTCATAGGTCGGGGCTTCCCGACCCCGAATTACTTTTGAAAATAGGACGATGTTACAAGGTTATCGGTGATTATGACAAGGCGATCGAATATCTCGGCATTGCCAATCAGCAAATAGTCGGTTCAGCCGATATCATTGCCGAACTCGCCGACTGCTATTCCCTCATCAATGAAACGAGGAATGCCAAGGCACTATTCAGAGAGGCCTTTTTTATCGATCCTTCCCGCATCAACCTTCAGGCGATTGAGGCGGGCATGATTCAAAAACTCCTTGATAAAATCAGGGAACGGGACATACCCGAAGATGAAATCTCCGAATGGGTGGGTGTTTTCGGAACGATTTTCGGACTGTTCAGTATTACTCGGGAACTCCGACCTCTTGAGTTGGGAAAACTCAAGCAATCGATATATAATCTGGAAAAAGAGGTGCAGGAACGGCCGGAAGCGGTAATAGAAAAAAAACCAAGGCTGCTGAATCATTATTTCTGGTTGATCGATCACTTTATCACGACCGGTGACGATCAGTCGAAAATCGATGAGGTACTCCGGAAAATCAGGCTTCTGGACCCGGCTATTTATAACGAATATATTCAATAA